From Mustela nigripes isolate SB6536 chromosome 13, MUSNIG.SB6536, whole genome shotgun sequence, one genomic window encodes:
- the CTXND1 gene encoding cortexin domain-containing 1 protein, producing MEEPTPEPVHVDVDKGLTLACFVFLCLFLVVMIIRCAKVIMDPYSAIPTSTWEEQHLDD from the coding sequence ATGGAGGAGCCCACGCCTGAGCCCGTCCACGTGGATGTGGACAAGGGGCTGACCCTGGCCTGCTtcgtcttcctctgcctcttcctcgtGGTGATGATCATTCGCTGTGCCAAGGTCATCATGGACCCCTACAGCGCCATCCCCACGTCCACCTGGGAGGAGCAGCACCTGGACGActga